agtatctttttgtttttattttttattttttgtatatttttggtCGCTTTTGTTTATTTGAGCTTTGAGAAAGCGAGTCAAGAAGCGTAAAGGTGAAAATTGGAGATTTCGTTATCtgatttttttggttctttttggCTTTAGTTGAAATGCACTTTCATTTTTAGCTCTCGAGCTCCGAAACCTGAAGATCTCCGATCGAAATGCGATTTCGTTGCTGAAAATCTTGCAAATTTCGCCGAGGTTTTGATTTTTCGGCAATTTTTCAGAGTAATTGCTGCTTTAGAACTTCAATTTTGGTAGTTATGTCTTTGATTAGATTGAAACTGAAGTGATTATAATGAAATGCAATCTGTAGCTGTGGGCCTGTGCTAAGTTTACAAAAGCCGAAAATCCGGAGTTTGCTGCATTGGGAGAGGTGAAAATGGCGTCGTTCGGAGAAATGGCAAATGTGGCTCAGTTGACGGGCGTAGATGCGGTGAGGCTGATCGGAATGATTGTGAAGGCGGCGAGCACAGCGCGAATGCACAAGAAAAATTGCAGGCAATTTGCGCAGCATTTGAAGCTGATCGGGAACTTGTTGGAGCAACTGAAGATCTCGGAGCTTAAGAGGTATCCGGAGACGAGGGAGCCTCTGGAGCAGCTAGAGGAGGCTCTGAAAAGGTCTTACATTTTGGTCAGTAGCTGCCAAGACCGGAGCTACCTGTATTTGCTTGCAATGGGGTGGAACATTGTGTATCAGTTCAGGAAGGCTCAGAACGAAATCGATAGATACTTGAAGCTCGTCCCTCTGATTACTCTTGTGGACAACGCTCGAGTCAGGGTATTGAATTTTTCGGATTATTGTTTGTTCTTTTTTCGTTTTTCATGTTATTGTCATTggtttaataattattattatattttcggTTTCCTCGTTTGCTTTGTGGTCTAAttgatgtgtgtgtgttgcAAGAAAAATTTGCGATCTTCTTTGAAATTGGATAATAGTTTGATTgtctttgttttggtgttttgagtAGGTTAGGTATATCAGCAACTTGATGGAAGAATTAAGCAAACGGAAGTAGTTTGTATGAAGCTTTTCGTTGTtcatgatttattttatttactacGACTTACTTTTGTTTTCCGATGATATATAAAATGACACGGATTGGGCAATGAACCTTGATGGGCAGTTTCTAAGAATTTGTAATTATGAAATACAATTAGCATTATATTTGTTCATTAACAAGCACTTAAACTCCTTTAACTTTGCTCTGCCTCCGGATTTACTGTAATTTACAATTGACCCATTTGAAAGTAGATTAAATTAATTGCCTAAGATTGTATTTAACTATTCCTGCTTTTCTATAGCAGTTTAACCTGATTTAAGTCCATTCATTTTCCTCTCAACTACAGGAAAGATTGGAATACATTGAAATGGATCAATGTGAATACACATTGGATGAGGAGGACAGAAAGGTACAGGACGTGATCCTTAAACCAGACCCCTCAATACATGACACTGTAGTACTGAAGAAAACACTTTCATGCTCCTACCCAAAATTAGCTTTTAACGAGGCGCTccaaaaggaaaatgaaaagcTTCAACTTGAACTACAACGGTCACAAGCTGCTTATGATGTGAGTCAATGTGAAGTAATTCAGCGTTTGCTAGAAGTGACAGAAACTGTTGCTGCAGAGTCTTCCCCTGAAAAAAATATTGAGAAAGTAGACCGCAGTCATTCAGATGCCAATAACGAGAAAGAACATTCATCTAATGAaagctataaaaaaaatgaatctcGCAAAACTTCAAGGTTagttttctgcatttttattaCATCTGTAATTTCTGTCTAGTAACAGTACAGTTCAAATTTCAGTGTTGCAATTAGTAAATGTAAGAATAGTGATGCATAAGCTAGTTACAATCTTGGAACTTCTCAACGTTGATTGATCCCCCTCAGTCAGATATGTCTGACGAGCAGAGATAGATATCATTATGCTAGGGATTTGATTTTCCCATTTCTGTATGCACTCACATCGCTGTCTTTCTTGGGGTCTTTGCGTATCTGACGTCATAATTTGTATATGCAGAAACACGTCTAGACATGATTTGTTGTCAACTAGAGGTTCACATCGAAATGAAGAATGGAATACTGATCTACTTGGATGTTGCTCAGAACCAGCTCTGTGtaaattctttattcttttagacTATTCATGACTTGAATTTATAATCAAAGTGTTATTGGATTAGGGTGCCTTTAATTCTCCTTTTTTGCTCCACATGCTTCTGTACGCTGCACGATATCTAGCAGTAAgactttgcccttttttttcttctcgttGTGTATCTCATACAGTGCGTTGGTTTTTGAACCTTGCCCCATGTAATGAAGGCATGGGATAGGTCtaatatttttataatcaaattataccATTCAACCCAAACGGGAAGGAAATGTAAAAAATAGGGCTTCAACCGTTTTTGTTAAGAATATTTATTATTCTCAGTATTACTATAGTTTTATAGTATTTCAATTAACTTGACTAAAAATTTGGATTGATCGGAGTTTATTACAAATTGGTCTATTGACTGATCCTGCTGGGTTGAGTTCAGTCTTCCATATCCATTGTCTCTGTTTATGATAACTCCATCTACTCATGCACATGCGATGCATGTGTTTAGatgatttttattttggatGTCGTTTTTTTCATGAGTCTAGGGTGCATCACAAATTAAGTTCTGTGATACGTATAatattattttcatataaatgttCTGGCATATGATCAAGGTTGGGGTGGTCAAACATTACAGTCATTAGACACAGAAGATTTACATCATCCCATATATCAAGTGATTCAAGGGCAAACATTGCTGTGTATGCTAAAGTTTTGCCGATTATTTTCTCTGCAGGTATAAAGACATTCTTCTACCCTTGCGGGACGTTTTCAAAAATTGCTTCTGCGGCAACTAACAGGCCTATGTGTGAGTTTTCTCTGGATTATCTAAACCTAGTTCAGtttttacatgttaaactatTAATATACTTGAAAAGCTTAGGAATGGCTAAACAATGTATATCAACCTTACACGCTCCTCATGTGCGTCCTCATTATGCATGTGGAGTGGGGGACAGAAAACATAGGTGTGCAGCCCCATTCGGCCTCACTGTCAGCTAAAATATTACTGAGGAATGGGGGATGAGGGACTTTGAACCCAAAACAACTTATTTCAAAGCTCTAATGTGAATTTAGAAAGATTGATAGCCTATTTGATTAGGCTATATCTGAATGCTCTTTGGCATTTGTTTTTAAGTCTTTTGTACTTTCACAGTACGGAGTTTAAGTGACTGATGTCTTTAGCCTTCAGTTTTTATATTCCAGAAAAGCAGCGGATGTTCAATAGGATTGCTGACTTTTactttgtggaaaaaaaaactggGCGATCGACTTGTGATGCCATCTTTGGTATAGTTTATAATAAATCCCTGTATGGACCCAGAACAAATGCCAATTGTACATTGATGTTGATTTTGTGGTAAAATCTGGATTGTAATGTTGCCTGATTGATGATTCGAACAAGGCCTAAAAGAAAGATTGCATGAACTAGCTGaagaaattttcattttctcatgCTAAGTTGATTTTGAATGTTAAGTTGATTTGACTTAGGGGAGATATCTTTTATGGCTTGTTGAATACATACATAGATTGTCCCGTTAATCCTAGCTATgccctatttttttttacattttcccCCATTTTCTATGGTTAAATAAAGTTGCAACTGGGCGTTCTGTTTTGGCCGCTGTGATATTGACGTTCTACAAATGCCCTTTCTTATACTGTTGGAAACTCATACAGAAATTCTTTTCATTGATTATCAGCTTCAGCAGAAGCATGTAATGAATTGATGGCTTATTCGCTAGTATTGTCGTGCTGTTGTTATACATGCTGCATTAGAAGGAAGCTTCGCAAGACGTTGAATATCTCGGTAATTCCTTTCCCATTTTCCTCACTTAAGTAAAATCATAGTATCTTCGCAACTGCTTGGTTTGATCTTGTAGGTTCTGGGAGGCATATTgagacatgaaacaaacaatATGATCATTTTACTGTGATAGTTATGACTTTGGTTTTCGATAGCTCCACATTATAATGTTATAATCCAACATGAAGAACCAACATTTACCGTGATAAACCTCCATTCTTTGACAGGGGGGCTTTATTGATGACTTCCTTTCTCATTTTATGTGCTGCTGCTGTGCCCTTGTCCAAGAATGGCGAGAAGTTGAAATACGCGGGGTTCATTATGGTAAGTGCCCCTTATGCTTCAAACTTTATATCTCTACTCAAACCTCATCATAATCTTACTGTCTCTAATATTACTCAGTACTACGATCTGATGGTATTTCtccacttggaagtgagaggtcttaggttctaatctcgtggatgacgaattcgataccaaattaggctgttCACTGTGtgacttagccgaactcccccacccttagtgtaaaaatatcgatgtactaaaaaaaaatatgctgATCGCTACTTCTAAGCCAATATGCaaat
This is a stretch of genomic DNA from Malus domestica chromosome 02, GDT2T_hap1. It encodes these proteins:
- the LOC103456076 gene encoding protein MID1-COMPLEMENTING ACTIVITY 1, with protein sequence MASFGEMANVAQLTGVDAVRLIGMIVKAASTARMHKKNCRQFAQHLKLIGNLLEQLKISELKRYPETREPLEQLEEALKRSYILVSSCQDRSYLYLLAMGWNIVYQFRKAQNEIDRYLKLVPLITLVDNARVRERLEYIEMDQCEYTLDEEDRKVQDVILKPDPSIHDTVVLKKTLSCSYPKLAFNEALQKENEKLQLELQRSQAAYDVSQCEVIQRLLEVTETVAAESSPEKNIEKVDRSHSDANNEKEHSSNESYKKNESRKTSRNTSRHDLLSTRGSHRNEEWNTDLLGCCSEPALCIKTFFYPCGTFSKIASAATNRPMSSAEACNELMAYSLVLSCCCYTCCIRRKLRKTLNISGGFIDDFLSHFMCCCCALVQEWREVEIRGVHYGAEKTKVSPPASQYMET